Proteins encoded by one window of Pseudonocardia alni:
- a CDS encoding alpha/beta fold hydrolase — protein MPDPEPTARPRFGRDEPYEVFEIDDLTLDCGRTLRPARIAYRTYGELNAEKDNAIVYPTWYSGRHWDNEWLIGEGMALDPDRWFVIVPNMLGNGLSTSPSNAPVPHDGPSFPPIRVRDNVEAQYRLVTERFGISTLPLVLGWSMGAGQTYQWAVSHPEMVQRILPFCGSPRTAPHNQVFLDSLRAALQAAVGFDGGRYTVPPAQGLRAFARIYAGWGFSQAFYRDEEWRRLGNTSLEDFVVDFWEGFFLDGRDPNNLLTMLDTWWHGDVGATPGAGSTEEALASIRATAIVMPAEKDLYFPPEDEAWAVSHMRAGTELRVIPGVWGHFAGGGKNPVDTAFIDAAVAELLARPSGI, from the coding sequence GTGCCCGACCCCGAGCCCACCGCCCGGCCCCGCTTCGGCCGCGACGAGCCCTACGAGGTCTTCGAGATCGACGACCTCACGCTCGACTGCGGGCGGACGCTGCGCCCGGCCCGGATCGCCTACCGCACCTACGGCGAGCTGAACGCGGAGAAGGACAACGCGATCGTCTACCCGACCTGGTACTCCGGGCGGCACTGGGACAACGAGTGGCTGATCGGTGAGGGGATGGCGCTCGACCCGGACCGCTGGTTCGTCATCGTGCCGAACATGCTGGGCAACGGGCTGTCCACCTCGCCGTCGAACGCCCCGGTGCCGCACGACGGCCCGTCGTTCCCGCCGATCCGGGTGCGCGACAACGTCGAGGCCCAGTACCGGCTCGTCACCGAACGCTTCGGGATCAGCACGCTGCCGCTGGTGCTCGGGTGGTCGATGGGCGCGGGCCAGACCTACCAGTGGGCGGTCAGCCACCCCGAGATGGTGCAGCGCATCCTGCCGTTCTGCGGATCGCCGCGGACCGCGCCGCACAACCAGGTGTTCCTCGACTCGCTGCGTGCCGCGCTCCAGGCCGCGGTCGGGTTCGACGGCGGCCGCTACACGGTCCCGCCGGCGCAGGGGCTGCGCGCGTTCGCCCGGATCTACGCCGGCTGGGGCTTCTCCCAGGCGTTCTACCGGGACGAGGAGTGGCGCCGGCTGGGCAACACCTCGCTCGAGGACTTCGTCGTCGACTTCTGGGAGGGCTTCTTCCTCGACGGTCGGGACCCGAACAACCTGCTGACCATGCTCGACACCTGGTGGCACGGCGATGTCGGCGCGACCCCGGGCGCCGGCTCGACCGAGGAGGCGCTGGCCTCGATCCGGGCGACGGCGATCGTCATGCCCGCGGAGAAGGACCTGTACTTCCCGCCCGAGGACGAGGCCTGGGCGGTGTCGCACATGCGGGCCGGCACCGAGCTGCGGGTGATCCCCGGGGTGTGGGGCCACTTCGCCGGCGGCGGTAAGAACCCGGTCGACACGGCCTTCATCGACGCCGCCGTGGCCGAGCTGCTCGCCCGCCCGTCCGGGATCTGA
- a CDS encoding acetolactate synthase large subunit has protein sequence MRGAEALVGSLTAAGVDVCFMNPGTSEMHFVQALDAVPEMRGVLALFEGVATGAADAYARIAGKPAAVLLHLGPGLGNGLANLHNARRAGTPLLCVVGGHATDHVRFDAPLESDITAVARTVSGWVHTSGDVRDVAADAMRALAATGERGGQVATLVLPADVSWSESASPAPPLPAAGPFPPDPSRVAAAADAVRAPGATLLLGGPALSAAGVDAAGRIAAATGTRLLVETFPRCWETGAGRTRIDKLAYFAEQAIAQLDGTSSLVLAGARSPVSFFGYPGVPGDLVPEGAAVVGLADPATDATAALEALADAVAGDADPALAPHEAPEPAPGALDVRGLCAAVAATLPQDAIVVDEALTAAASLAMSLQTAPRHTQIALTGGAIGMGLPAAVGAAVAAPDRPVVAVQADGSALYTAQALWTMARERLDVTVVLINNAAYSILRVELARTGAGEAAHSGRAGRMLDLSDPTPDFTALATGLGVPAERVTTTEGLLDALRRAQAEPGPHLVEAIVPALG, from the coding sequence GTGAGGGGCGCCGAGGCGCTGGTCGGGTCGCTCACCGCGGCCGGGGTCGACGTGTGCTTCATGAACCCGGGGACATCGGAGATGCACTTCGTGCAGGCGCTCGACGCGGTACCGGAGATGCGCGGGGTGCTGGCCCTGTTCGAGGGCGTCGCGACCGGCGCCGCCGACGCCTACGCGCGGATCGCCGGGAAGCCGGCGGCGGTGCTGCTGCACCTCGGGCCGGGGCTGGGCAACGGGCTGGCGAACCTGCACAACGCACGCCGGGCCGGGACGCCGCTGCTGTGCGTGGTCGGCGGGCACGCGACCGACCACGTCCGCTTCGACGCTCCGCTGGAGTCCGACATCACCGCGGTGGCGCGGACCGTGTCCGGGTGGGTGCACACCAGCGGTGACGTCCGCGACGTCGCCGCCGACGCGATGCGCGCCCTCGCCGCGACCGGCGAGCGCGGCGGGCAGGTCGCGACGCTGGTGCTGCCGGCCGACGTGTCCTGGTCGGAGAGCGCGTCGCCCGCCCCGCCGCTGCCGGCCGCCGGGCCGTTCCCCCCGGATCCCTCGCGGGTCGCCGCGGCCGCCGACGCCGTCCGCGCGCCCGGCGCGACGCTGCTGCTGGGCGGGCCGGCGCTGAGCGCGGCGGGGGTCGACGCCGCCGGGCGGATCGCCGCGGCCACCGGGACCCGGCTGCTCGTGGAGACCTTCCCCCGGTGCTGGGAGACCGGCGCCGGCCGGACCCGCATCGACAAGCTCGCCTACTTCGCCGAGCAGGCGATCGCGCAGCTGGACGGCACATCGTCGCTGGTGCTGGCCGGGGCGCGGTCGCCGGTGTCGTTCTTCGGCTACCCGGGGGTGCCCGGGGACCTGGTGCCCGAGGGGGCCGCCGTGGTGGGACTGGCCGACCCGGCCACCGACGCGACGGCCGCGCTGGAAGCCCTCGCCGACGCCGTCGCCGGCGACGCCGACCCCGCGCTCGCCCCGCACGAGGCGCCGGAGCCCGCGCCGGGGGCGCTCGACGTGCGGGGGCTGTGCGCCGCCGTCGCCGCGACGCTGCCGCAGGACGCGATCGTGGTCGACGAGGCGCTGACCGCGGCGGCGTCGCTGGCGATGTCGTTGCAGACCGCGCCGCGACACACCCAGATCGCGCTGACCGGTGGCGCGATCGGGATGGGGCTGCCCGCCGCGGTGGGTGCCGCGGTCGCCGCGCCGGACCGTCCGGTGGTGGCGGTGCAGGCCGACGGCAGCGCGCTCTACACCGCCCAGGCGCTGTGGACGATGGCCCGCGAGCGGCTCGACGTCACCGTCGTGCTGATCAACAACGCGGCGTACTCGATCCTGCGGGTGGAGCTGGCCCGCACGGGGGCCGGGGAGGCGGCGCACTCCGGGCGGGCGGGCCGGATGCTGGACCTGTCCGACCCGACGCCGGACTTCACCGCACTCGCGACCGGGCTCGGGGTGCCCGCCGAGCGGGTCACCACCACCGAGGGTCTGCTCGACGCGCTGCGTCGGGCACAGGCCGAGCCGGGTCCGCACCTGGTCGAGGCGATCGTCCCCGCCCTGGGCTGA
- a CDS encoding MFS transporter, protein MSDDRTAPEAYTPDPRRWRALSVCLVAGFMSLLDVSIVNVALPAMQAGLRASAAQLSWIVSGYALTFGLVLVASGRLGDDRGRRRMFVTGLALFTLTSAVAGFAPNPEVLVAVRLVQGVAAGLLSPQVVGFIQDLFRGPERGTAFGMFGAVVGISTAVGPLLGGLLLSWAGDADGWRWVFFVNIPIGVAALVAAFRLLPADTVTTGERRPLDLGGSVLLGVAVVALMLPLVLAERDPASAPWWLVAVSVAALVAFVAWERRAKRVHGHPLIDFALLRTRSYAVGASLGTVYFAGFTSIFFVLTLYLQNGLGYTPLQTGLTMTAFALGSAVTSALSGRLVARFGQPMIVVGLATVMVGLGVTDLVLAATAHSPWTGLAIAGPLLLAGAGGGLVIAPNQTLALSEIPHTSGGTAGGVLQTGQRIGTAIGLSAVGAVFFGRLTASGGDWADAISHGLLITVGLVALALVLGVTDLVAARRARGRGTPVTATGGR, encoded by the coding sequence GTGAGCGACGACCGCACCGCGCCCGAGGCCTACACCCCTGACCCGCGGCGTTGGCGGGCGCTGTCGGTCTGCCTGGTCGCCGGGTTCATGAGCCTGCTCGACGTCAGCATCGTCAACGTCGCGCTGCCCGCCATGCAGGCCGGCCTGCGGGCCTCGGCGGCGCAGCTGTCCTGGATCGTGTCCGGCTACGCGCTGACGTTCGGCCTGGTCCTGGTCGCGTCCGGGCGTCTCGGCGACGACCGCGGCCGCCGTCGCATGTTCGTCACCGGCCTCGCCCTGTTCACCCTGACCAGCGCGGTCGCCGGGTTCGCGCCGAACCCGGAGGTGCTCGTCGCGGTCCGGCTGGTGCAGGGCGTCGCGGCCGGGCTGCTGTCCCCGCAGGTCGTCGGGTTCATCCAGGACCTGTTCCGCGGCCCGGAGCGGGGCACCGCGTTCGGCATGTTCGGCGCCGTCGTCGGGATCTCGACCGCGGTCGGCCCGCTGCTGGGCGGGCTGCTGCTGTCCTGGGCCGGCGACGCCGACGGCTGGCGCTGGGTCTTCTTCGTCAACATCCCGATCGGCGTCGCGGCGCTGGTCGCGGCGTTCCGGCTGCTGCCCGCCGACACCGTGACCACGGGGGAGCGGCGCCCGCTGGACCTGGGCGGCTCGGTGCTGCTCGGCGTCGCCGTCGTCGCGCTGATGCTGCCGCTGGTGCTCGCCGAGCGGGACCCGGCGTCGGCGCCGTGGTGGCTGGTCGCGGTCTCGGTCGCGGCGCTGGTGGCGTTCGTGGCCTGGGAGCGTCGGGCCAAGCGCGTCCACGGTCACCCGCTGATCGACTTCGCGCTGCTGCGGACCCGCAGCTACGCCGTCGGGGCCTCGCTGGGCACCGTCTACTTCGCCGGGTTCACCTCGATCTTCTTCGTGCTCACCCTCTACCTGCAGAACGGGCTGGGCTACACCCCGCTGCAGACCGGGCTGACGATGACGGCGTTCGCGCTCGGCTCGGCCGTCACCTCCGCACTCAGCGGGCGCCTGGTGGCGCGGTTCGGGCAGCCGATGATCGTCGTCGGGCTGGCGACGGTGATGGTCGGGCTCGGCGTCACCGACCTCGTCCTGGCCGCGACCGCGCACAGCCCGTGGACCGGGCTCGCGATCGCCGGGCCGCTGCTGCTCGCCGGGGCGGGCGGCGGGCTGGTGATCGCGCCGAACCAGACCCTCGCGCTGTCGGAGATCCCGCACACCTCCGGCGGCACCGCGGGCGGGGTGCTGCAGACCGGGCAGCGGATCGGGACGGCGATCGGGCTGTCCGCGGTCGGCGCGGTGTTCTTCGGCAGGCTCACCGCGTCCGGCGGGGACTGGGCGGACGCCATCTCGCACGGCCTGCTCATCACCGTCGGGCTGGTGGCGCTGGCCCTCGTGCTCGGGGTCACCGACCTGGTCGCGGCCCGGCGTGCCCGCGGACGGGGCACGCCGGTGACCGCGACCGGCGGACGGTAG
- a CDS encoding MFS transporter — MSSTVPPASPGPALRSSRKVATASLVGTTIEWYDFFIFGTAAALVFNQVFFPSVDPVTGTLSAFGAFAVGFIARPLGGAVFAHFGDRVGRKPMLVYSLLMMGAATVGMGLLPGYDTLGVWAPVLLVTLRFLQGFGVGGEWGGAALMAVEHAPSHRRGFYGSWPQVGVPLGLVLGTATFAVLSATLTDEQFLAWGWRVPFLASIALIGVGMWIRLGVHESPVFRKAMDEKAANRMPVLEALRTYPKEILLAAGSFLATNSTFYVSSVWLVTYATQSLSYDRTTILAANSVLSLSDIPLIMAFGLLSDRIGRRPMFVGGMALLAVFAVPYFWLVSTGSIWLFLLGGLVVQVARSAVYGPQSAFFAEQFSTSMRYSGASLAYQIASILGGLAPLLCTALVALTGSLYAVAGYVVGIALVSMVCSWLMTETLRSGLREDTAAGART, encoded by the coding sequence ATGTCCTCCACCGTCCCGCCGGCGTCGCCGGGACCCGCACTCCGGTCCTCCCGCAAGGTCGCCACCGCCAGCCTGGTCGGCACCACCATCGAGTGGTACGACTTCTTCATCTTCGGCACGGCCGCGGCCCTGGTGTTCAACCAGGTGTTCTTCCCGTCGGTCGACCCCGTCACCGGCACCCTGTCCGCGTTCGGCGCGTTCGCCGTCGGGTTCATCGCCCGCCCGCTCGGCGGGGCGGTGTTCGCGCACTTCGGCGACAGGGTCGGCCGGAAACCGATGCTCGTCTACTCGCTGCTCATGATGGGCGCGGCGACCGTCGGGATGGGTCTGCTGCCCGGCTACGACACGCTCGGGGTCTGGGCTCCGGTCCTGCTGGTGACGCTGCGGTTCCTGCAGGGATTCGGCGTCGGCGGCGAGTGGGGCGGTGCGGCGCTGATGGCCGTCGAGCACGCCCCGTCGCACCGGCGCGGGTTCTACGGCAGCTGGCCGCAGGTCGGTGTGCCGCTGGGCCTGGTGCTGGGGACGGCGACGTTCGCGGTGCTGTCCGCGACCCTGACCGACGAGCAGTTCCTGGCGTGGGGCTGGCGGGTGCCGTTCCTCGCCAGCATCGCGCTGATCGGGGTCGGGATGTGGATCCGGCTCGGCGTCCACGAGTCGCCGGTGTTCCGGAAGGCGATGGACGAGAAGGCCGCGAACCGGATGCCGGTGCTGGAGGCGCTGCGCACCTACCCGAAGGAGATCCTGCTCGCCGCCGGGTCGTTCCTGGCGACGAACTCGACGTTCTACGTCTCCTCGGTCTGGCTGGTCACCTACGCGACGCAGTCCCTGTCCTACGACCGCACGACGATCCTCGCGGCGAACTCGGTGCTGTCGCTGTCGGACATCCCGCTGATCATGGCGTTCGGTCTGCTGTCGGACCGGATCGGGCGTCGTCCGATGTTCGTCGGTGGGATGGCGCTGCTCGCGGTGTTCGCGGTGCCGTACTTCTGGCTCGTGTCGACCGGCAGCATCTGGCTGTTCCTGCTGGGCGGGCTGGTCGTGCAGGTGGCGCGCTCGGCGGTGTACGGGCCGCAGTCGGCGTTCTTCGCCGAGCAGTTCTCCACCAGCATGCGGTACTCGGGGGCGTCGCTGGCCTACCAGATCGCGTCGATCCTGGGCGGCCTCGCGCCGCTGCTGTGCACCGCGCTCGTCGCGCTGACCGGGTCGCTCTACGCCGTCGCCGGCTACGTCGTCGGGATCGCGCTGGTGTCGATGGTCTGCTCGTGGCTGATGACCGAGACGCTGCGGTCGGGCCTGCGCGAGGACACCGCCGCCGGCGCCCGGACCTGA
- a CDS encoding MFS transporter — protein sequence MVAVEAGRTERRARAAVALVFLTNGLVYANLLPRFPQIKADLGLSNTQLGLAVAAMPFAALLAGLTAGPLIARFTSAKVASFGMAVIALGVVLVGFAPSWALFATAMLLVGASDAVVDVAQNAHGLRVQRRYGRSILNGFHALWSVGAVAGGLMGSAAAGTGLALPVHLGLSSLLSVVIAVAVYPLLLSGADGDDRPAPDAADGAPPRRPWTGLGPRTVALLAVFGLVAISGTLVEDSGATWAAVYLQGLGAGAAVAGLGFVALQGCQFVGRLIGDRMVDRFGQRAVARAGGGLVLAGMGLALAFPTVPGTVAGFGLAGFGVATLVPAAMTAADHLPGLAPGTGLTIVTWLMRVGFLVSPPVVGLVADATSLRAGLLVVPVAGLVVVLVAGVLSTRRTRA from the coding sequence GTGGTGGCAGTCGAGGCGGGCCGGACGGAACGACGGGCCCGGGCGGCGGTGGCCCTGGTCTTCCTCACCAACGGCCTGGTCTACGCGAACCTGCTGCCCCGCTTCCCGCAGATCAAGGCCGATCTCGGCCTGTCCAACACCCAGCTCGGGCTGGCGGTGGCCGCGATGCCGTTCGCGGCGCTGCTGGCCGGTCTGACCGCGGGCCCGCTCATCGCCCGGTTCACGTCGGCGAAGGTGGCCTCGTTCGGGATGGCGGTGATCGCGCTCGGCGTCGTGCTGGTGGGGTTCGCACCGTCCTGGGCGCTGTTCGCCACGGCCATGCTGCTGGTCGGGGCGTCCGACGCCGTCGTCGACGTCGCGCAGAACGCGCACGGGCTGCGGGTGCAGCGCCGCTACGGCCGGTCCATCCTCAACGGGTTCCACGCGCTCTGGTCGGTCGGAGCCGTCGCGGGCGGGCTGATGGGCTCGGCCGCCGCCGGGACCGGGCTGGCGCTGCCGGTGCACCTGGGGCTCTCGTCGCTGCTGTCGGTGGTGATCGCCGTCGCGGTGTACCCCCTGCTGCTGAGCGGCGCCGACGGCGACGACCGCCCGGCCCCCGACGCGGCCGACGGTGCACCGCCGCGGCGGCCGTGGACCGGGCTCGGCCCCCGCACCGTGGCGCTGCTCGCCGTGTTCGGGCTGGTCGCGATCTCCGGCACCCTGGTCGAGGACTCCGGCGCCACCTGGGCGGCGGTGTACCTGCAGGGGCTCGGGGCCGGTGCGGCCGTCGCCGGCCTCGGGTTCGTGGCGCTGCAGGGCTGCCAGTTCGTCGGCAGGCTCATCGGTGACCGGATGGTCGACCGGTTCGGCCAGCGCGCGGTGGCCCGCGCCGGCGGTGGGCTGGTGCTCGCCGGGATGGGGCTCGCGCTGGCGTTCCCGACGGTGCCCGGGACCGTCGCCGGGTTCGGTCTTGCCGGGTTCGGGGTGGCGACGCTCGTCCCGGCCGCGATGACCGCCGCCGACCACCTGCCGGGGCTGGCCCCCGGGACCGGGCTGACGATCGTCACCTGGCTGATGCGGGTGGGGTTCCTGGTGTCGCCGCCGGTGGTCGGGCTGGTCGCCGACGCGACGTCGCTGCGGGCCGGGCTGCTGGTCGTCCCGGTGGCCGGGCTGGTCGTCGTGCTCGTCGCGGGGGTGCTCTCCACCCGTCGCACCCGGGCCTGA
- a CDS encoding glycosyltransferase family 2 protein, whose protein sequence is MRNPHVLVTVITPAYNVGPWIGEAIDSVLAQTESRFEYLVVDDGSTDDTADVVRSRAERDPRVRLIQVENGGSGAARNRALAESAAPFVAFLDGDDRWHPEFLSHMLETMHTAPPGVGMAYCHTRVMLESGQVVALRWQPSGKVDIDKQLVENNPPHNGSSLMIRRACFDQVGGFDCSLPSAVDFEMWLRIAAGSNYPLMWGTRRWLLDMRLMRTGSISSNRQRRFECLDKVIADYAPRMGRRHPGMAYVRPAVFAYRDGLDDFGDRWALLAREAGATELAKDSWGRSLLAWSGAGRERRAQLRNVRDTARNGAYKGMSGALRTAVRINSLRG, encoded by the coding sequence GTGCGGAACCCTCACGTCCTCGTCACCGTGATCACCCCCGCCTACAACGTCGGTCCCTGGATCGGTGAGGCCATCGACTCGGTGCTCGCGCAGACCGAGTCCCGGTTCGAGTACCTCGTCGTCGACGACGGGTCGACCGACGACACCGCCGACGTCGTCCGCTCGCGCGCCGAGCGCGACCCGCGGGTGCGGCTGATCCAGGTGGAGAACGGCGGCTCGGGTGCCGCGCGCAACCGTGCCCTGGCCGAGAGCGCCGCCCCCTTCGTCGCGTTCCTGGACGGCGACGACCGCTGGCACCCCGAGTTCCTCTCGCACATGCTCGAGACCATGCACACCGCCCCGCCCGGGGTCGGGATGGCGTACTGCCACACCCGCGTGATGCTGGAGTCCGGGCAGGTCGTGGCGCTGCGCTGGCAGCCGTCGGGCAAGGTCGACATCGACAAGCAGCTGGTGGAGAACAACCCGCCGCACAACGGCAGCTCGCTGATGATCCGCCGGGCCTGCTTCGACCAGGTCGGCGGCTTCGACTGCTCGCTGCCCTCCGCGGTGGACTTCGAGATGTGGCTGCGGATCGCCGCCGGCTCGAACTACCCGCTGATGTGGGGCACCCGCCGCTGGCTGCTCGACATGCGCCTGATGCGCACCGGGTCGATCAGCTCCAACCGGCAGCGCCGGTTCGAGTGCCTGGACAAGGTCATCGCCGACTACGCCCCCCGGATGGGCCGCCGGCACCCGGGCATGGCCTACGTCCGGCCCGCGGTGTTCGCCTACCGCGACGGGCTGGACGACTTCGGCGACCGGTGGGCGCTGCTCGCCCGCGAGGCCGGGGCGACGGAACTCGCGAAGGACTCGTGGGGCCGGTCGCTGCTGGCCTGGAGCGGCGCGGGCCGCGAGCGTCGCGCGCAGCTGCGCAACGTCCGTGACACCGCCCGCAACGGTGCCTACAAGGGCATGTCCGGAGCGCTGCGGACCGCGGTGAGGATCAACTCGCTGCGGGGATGA